A region of Lycium barbarum isolate Lr01 chromosome 3, ASM1917538v2, whole genome shotgun sequence DNA encodes the following proteins:
- the LOC132630433 gene encoding uncharacterized protein LOC132630433 → MNNVSGKIWAFIDEEYEVTVLMDTDQQLTLKLFNWNTDFDMIVTLVYAKCDKSERIELWDSMYNLASDMTLLWLVGGDFNVIVEEEEKYGGLPVTLNEVEDFRHCIQSCNLSDLGYKGSIFTRWNGRAADEYVFKRLDRCLGNFELQQQVPSLDVSHLIKLGSDHSPLLVECKQELVKDNWQTDVVVNSFMTFNVKLKKLKKVLSRWSKITYGDFFQNITNLEEVIKAHEALFEADPSNANREKLQKVQAEMTRAFHIEEEYWKQKSGMTWFQEGDKNSIFFHAHLKEGGKDEHNEESTADPTMEEVKHAVFGLNDTSAGGPDGFTGMFFQSCWEIFGGDIFSMVWDFFRGHELPRYITHTNLVLLPKKQNVQTFESSRFCEGRSIVENILLTQEIITDIRLRTKKRNQVVPNVVMKLDMTKAYDRLSWIFLTKVMRKMGFCEMFISFIYELVGNNWYSVLINGQPHGFFHSTRGVKQGDPLSPTIFIIAAESPKINHLAYADDTIIFISSCEISLGLIMRVLTEYEVASGQLINKTKSSVYLHDRVEDEIFQKVERVTGISKKEFPLIYLGCRIYYSRSKMEFYSELLAKAMPMHILAAVDPPSFVIDKLHKIFA, encoded by the exons ATGAACAATGTATCTGGAAAAATATGGGCTTTCATTGATGAGGAGTATGAAGTCACAGTGTTAATGGACACTGACCAGCAACTTACTTTGAAATTATTCAATTGGAATACTGATTTTGATATGATAGTCACTTTAGTTTATGCTAAGTGTGACAAAAGTGAGAGAATTGAACTGTGGGATTCCATGTATAATCTTGCATCAGACATGACTCTTCTTTGGCTGGTTGgtggagatttcaatgtcattGTAGAGGAGGAGGAGAAATATGGTGGCTTACCTGTAACTTTGAATGAAGTAGAGGACTTCAGACATTGTATTCAGTCCTGTAATCTTAGTGACTTGGGTTATAAAGGAAGCATTTTCACCAGGTGGAATGGAAGGGCTGCAGATGAATATGTGTTCAAGAGGCTAGATAGATGCCTTGGAAATTTTGAACTGCAACAGCAAGTTCCAAGTCTGGATGTTAGTCACTTAATCAAGTTGGGGTCTGATCACTCTCCACTTCTAGTAGAATGTAAACAGGAG CTTGTGAAGGACAATTGGCAGACAGATGTGGTGGTCAATTCTTTCATGACCTTTAATGTCAAGCTTAAGAAGCTGAAGAAGGTGTTGTCTCGGTGGAGTAAAATAACATATGGTGATTTCTTCCAGAATATCACTAATCTTGAAGAAGTCATCAAAGCTCATGAGGCATTGTTTGAGGCAGATCCTTCAAATGCCAATAGGGAGAAGCTTCAAAAAGTGCAAGCTGAGATGACAAGAGCATTTCATATAGAGGAGGAATATTGGAAACAGAAATCAGGCATGACATGGTTCCAAGAAGGAGATAAAAATtctatattctttcatgcacattTAAAGGAAGGAGGAAAAG ATGAACATAATGAAGAATCGACTGCTGATCCTACTATGGAAGAAGTCAAGCATGCAGTTTTTGGCTTGAATGATACAAGTGCTGGAGGGCCTGATGGTTTTACAGGCATGTTCTTTCAATCATGTTGGGAAATTTTTGGAGGGGATATATTCAGCATGGTTTGGGATTTTTTCAGAGGACATGAACTTCCAAGGTACATAACTCACACAAATCTGGTGCTGTTGCCTAAGAAGCAGAATGTGCAGACCTTTG AATCAAGCAGATTTTGTGAAGGTAGGAGTATAGTAGAGAATATCTTGTTGACACAGGAGATTATTACTGATATTAGACTCAGAACCAAGAAAAGGAATCAGGTTGTACCTAATGTAGTGATGAAACTAGACATGACAAAAGCCTATGATAGGCTGTCATGGATATTTCTCACAAAAGTGATGAGGAAAATGGGATTTTGTGAGATGTTCATAAGTTTCATATATGAACTAGTTGGGAATAACTGGTATTCTGTGCTTATCAATGGCCAACCACATGGTTTCTTTCACTCAACTAGGGGTGTTAAGCAGGGTGACCCTTTGTCGCCTACAATATTCATCATAGCAGCTGAG AGTCCAAAAATCAATCATCTTGcctatgcagatgataccatcattttcatatcatcatgtGAGATTTCACTTGGCTTGATCATGAGGGTCTTGACTGAGTATGAAGTAGCCTCAGGACAGTTGATCAACAAAACAAAGAGTTCTGTGTACTTACATGATAGGGTAGAAGATGAGATATTTCAAAAGGTGGAAAGGGTAACTGGTATTTCTAAGAAGGAGTTTCCTCTGATATACCTTGGCTGCCGTATATATTACAGCAGGAGTAAGATGGAATTCTACTCAGAACTGCTGGCAAAG GCAATGCCTATGCACATATTGGCAGCTGTGGATCCACCATCTTTTGTAATAGACAAGCTGCACAAGATCTTTGCTTAG